A stretch of the Vitis riparia cultivar Riparia Gloire de Montpellier isolate 1030 chromosome 13, EGFV_Vit.rip_1.0, whole genome shotgun sequence genome encodes the following:
- the LOC117928670 gene encoding putative disease resistance RPP13-like protein 1 isoform X3 produces the protein MADALLSASLQVLFERLASRELAKFIWAQKLSPDLLNELKRKLVVVHKVLNDAEMKQFSDPLVKMWLVQVKDAVYHAEDLLDEIATEALRCEIEASDSQASGTHQAWNWEKVSAWVKAPFANQSMESSVKKMIAKLEKIAEEKEKLGLKEGEGDKLSPRPPTTSLVDESSVVGRDGIKEEMVKWLLSDKENATGNNIDVMSIVGIGGNGKTTLAQLLYNHDTVKQHFHLKAWVCVSSQIFLIEEVTKSILKEIGSETKPDDTLNLLQLKLKERVGNKKFLLVLDDVWDMKPNDWDDLRKPLLTAAEGSKIVVTSRSETAAKIMRAVRTHHLGILSPPESWSLFTKLAFPNGDSRAYPGLEPIGRKIVDKCQGLPLAVKALGSLLYYKAEKREWEDILNSETWHSQTDHEILPSLILSYQHLSPPVKRCFAYCSIFPKDYEFHKEKLILLWMAEGFLHSGQSNRRMEEESSF, from the exons ATGGCGGACGCACTCCTCTCGGCTTCTCTTCAAGTTCTATTCGAAAGGTTGGCTTCTCGGGAGCTCGCCAAGTTCATCTGGGCACAAAAGCTCAGCCCTGACCTCCTCAACGAGTTGAAGAGGAAATTGGTGGTTGTCCACAAAGTGCTCAATGATGCGGAGATGAAGCAATTTTCAGACCCACTAGTCAAAATGTGGCTGGTCCAAGTTAAGGATGCTGTGTATCATGCGGAGGACCTGTTGGACGAGATCGCTACTGAAGCCTTGCGGTGCGAGATCGAAGCTTCTGACTCCCAAGCTAGCGGAACTCATCAGGCGTGGAACTGGGAAAAGGTCTCTGCTTGGGTTAAGGCTCCATTTGCCAATCAAAGCATGGAGTCCAGTGTGAAGAAGATGATTGCTAAGCTTGAAAAGATTgctgaagaaaaagagaagctTGGGCTGAAAGAAGGTGAGGGCGATAAACTGTCACCAAGGCCACCAACCACTTCTTTGGTGGATGAGTCCTCTGTGGTGGGCAGGGATGGAATCAAAGAGGAGATGGTGAAGTGGTTGCTTTCTGATAAGGAAAATGCAACAGGCAACAACATAGATGTGATGTCCATAGTGGGCATCGGCGGCAACGGCAAGACCACACTCGCTCAGCTTCTCTATAACCATGACACGGTCAAGCAACACTTCCACTTGAAAGCATGGGTCTGTGTTTCCAGTCAGATTTTTCTCATCGAGGAGGTGACAAAATCAATTCTCAAGGAAATCGGTTCTGAAACTAAACCTGATGACACCCTAAATTTGCTTCAGCTTAAACTCAAAGAGAGAGTAGGTAACAAGAAATTTCTTCTTGTTCTGGACGACGTCTGGGATATGAAGCCTAATGATTGGGATGACCTACGAAAGCCACTCCTCACTGCAGCAGAGGGAAGCAAGATCGTTGTGACTAGTCGTAGTGAAACTGCTGCAAAAATCATGCGAGCAGTCCGTACTCATCATTTGGGGATATTAAGCCCTCCAGAGAGTTGGTCCCTATTTACAAAACTTGCATTTCCAAACGGAGACTCCAGGGCTTATCCAGGGCTTGAGCCCATAGGGAGAAAGATTGTGGACAAGTGCCAAGGATTGCCTTTGGCTGTTAAAGCACTCGGAAGCCTCTTGTACTACAAGGCCGAAAAAAGAGAATGGGAAGATATTTTGAATAGCGAAACGTGGCATTCCCAAACTGATCATGAAATTCTTCCGTCTCTTATATTGAGTTATCAGCATCTCTCTCCTCCTGTGAAGCGTTGTTTTGCTTACTGTTCAATTTTTCCCAAGGACTATGAATTCCACAAAGAGAAGCTGATTCTATTATGGATGGCAGAAGGGTTTTTACACTCAGGACAAAGTAACAGAAGAATGGAAGAG GAAAGTTCGTTTTGA
- the LOC117928670 gene encoding putative disease resistance RPP13-like protein 1 isoform X2: MADALLSASLQVLFERLASRELAKFIWAQKLSPDLLNELKRKLVVVHKVLNDAEMKQFSDPLVKMWLVQVKDAVYHAEDLLDEIATEALRCEIEASDSQASGTHQAWNWEKVSAWVKAPFANQSMESSVKKMIAKLEKIAEEKEKLGLKEGEGDKLSPRPPTTSLVDESSVVGRDGIKEEMVKWLLSDKENATGNNIDVMSIVGIGGNGKTTLAQLLYNHDTVKQHFHLKAWVCVSSQIFLIEEVTKSILKEIGSETKPDDTLNLLQLKLKERVGNKKFLLVLDDVWDMKPNDWDDLRKPLLTAAEGSKIVVTSRSETAAKIMRAVRTHHLGILSPPESWSLFTKLAFPNGDSRAYPGLEPIGRKIVDKCQGLPLAVKALGSLLYYKAEKREWEDILNSETWHSQTDHEILPSLILSYQHLSPPVKRCFAYCSIFPKDYEFHKEKLILLWMAEGFLHSGQSNRRMEEMKGGSREECGT; encoded by the exons ATGGCGGACGCACTCCTCTCGGCTTCTCTTCAAGTTCTATTCGAAAGGTTGGCTTCTCGGGAGCTCGCCAAGTTCATCTGGGCACAAAAGCTCAGCCCTGACCTCCTCAACGAGTTGAAGAGGAAATTGGTGGTTGTCCACAAAGTGCTCAATGATGCGGAGATGAAGCAATTTTCAGACCCACTAGTCAAAATGTGGCTGGTCCAAGTTAAGGATGCTGTGTATCATGCGGAGGACCTGTTGGACGAGATCGCTACTGAAGCCTTGCGGTGCGAGATCGAAGCTTCTGACTCCCAAGCTAGCGGAACTCATCAGGCGTGGAACTGGGAAAAGGTCTCTGCTTGGGTTAAGGCTCCATTTGCCAATCAAAGCATGGAGTCCAGTGTGAAGAAGATGATTGCTAAGCTTGAAAAGATTgctgaagaaaaagagaagctTGGGCTGAAAGAAGGTGAGGGCGATAAACTGTCACCAAGGCCACCAACCACTTCTTTGGTGGATGAGTCCTCTGTGGTGGGCAGGGATGGAATCAAAGAGGAGATGGTGAAGTGGTTGCTTTCTGATAAGGAAAATGCAACAGGCAACAACATAGATGTGATGTCCATAGTGGGCATCGGCGGCAACGGCAAGACCACACTCGCTCAGCTTCTCTATAACCATGACACGGTCAAGCAACACTTCCACTTGAAAGCATGGGTCTGTGTTTCCAGTCAGATTTTTCTCATCGAGGAGGTGACAAAATCAATTCTCAAGGAAATCGGTTCTGAAACTAAACCTGATGACACCCTAAATTTGCTTCAGCTTAAACTCAAAGAGAGAGTAGGTAACAAGAAATTTCTTCTTGTTCTGGACGACGTCTGGGATATGAAGCCTAATGATTGGGATGACCTACGAAAGCCACTCCTCACTGCAGCAGAGGGAAGCAAGATCGTTGTGACTAGTCGTAGTGAAACTGCTGCAAAAATCATGCGAGCAGTCCGTACTCATCATTTGGGGATATTAAGCCCTCCAGAGAGTTGGTCCCTATTTACAAAACTTGCATTTCCAAACGGAGACTCCAGGGCTTATCCAGGGCTTGAGCCCATAGGGAGAAAGATTGTGGACAAGTGCCAAGGATTGCCTTTGGCTGTTAAAGCACTCGGAAGCCTCTTGTACTACAAGGCCGAAAAAAGAGAATGGGAAGATATTTTGAATAGCGAAACGTGGCATTCCCAAACTGATCATGAAATTCTTCCGTCTCTTATATTGAGTTATCAGCATCTCTCTCCTCCTGTGAAGCGTTGTTTTGCTTACTGTTCAATTTTTCCCAAGGACTATGAATTCCACAAAGAGAAGCTGATTCTATTATGGATGGCAGAAGGGTTTTTACACTCAGGACAAAGTAACAGAAGAATGGAAGAG ATGAAGGGGGGGAGCAGAGAAGAATGTGGTACATGA
- the LOC117928670 gene encoding putative disease resistance RPP13-like protein 1 isoform X1 yields MADALLSASLQVLFERLASRELAKFIWAQKLSPDLLNELKRKLVVVHKVLNDAEMKQFSDPLVKMWLVQVKDAVYHAEDLLDEIATEALRCEIEASDSQASGTHQAWNWEKVSAWVKAPFANQSMESSVKKMIAKLEKIAEEKEKLGLKEGEGDKLSPRPPTTSLVDESSVVGRDGIKEEMVKWLLSDKENATGNNIDVMSIVGIGGNGKTTLAQLLYNHDTVKQHFHLKAWVCVSSQIFLIEEVTKSILKEIGSETKPDDTLNLLQLKLKERVGNKKFLLVLDDVWDMKPNDWDDLRKPLLTAAEGSKIVVTSRSETAAKIMRAVRTHHLGILSPPESWSLFTKLAFPNGDSRAYPGLEPIGRKIVDKCQGLPLAVKALGSLLYYKAEKREWEDILNSETWHSQTDHEILPSLILSYQHLSPPVKRCFAYCSIFPKDYEFHKEKLILLWMAEGFLHSGQSNRRMEEVGDSYFNELLAKSFFQKCIRGEKSCFVMHDLIHDLAQHISQEFCIQLEDCKLQKISDKARHFLHFKSDDDWAVVFETFEPVGEAKHLRTILEVKTSRHLSYSLSTRVLQNILPKFKSLRVLSLCEYRITDVPDSIHNLKQLRYLDLSVTMIKRLPESICCLCNLQTMMLSKCYFLLELPSKMGQLINLRYLDISESNSLKEMPHDIGQLKSLQKLPNFIVGKESGFRFGELWKLSEIRGRLEISKMENVVGVEDALQANMKDKKYLDELSLNWSHGISHDAIQDDILNRLTPHPNLKKLSIQRYPGLTFPDWLGDGSFSNLMSLQLSNCGNCSTLPPLGQLPCLEHIKISKMSGVVMVGSEFYGNSSSSLHPSFPSLQTLSFEDMSNWEKWLCCGEFPRLQELSIRLCPKLTGELPMHLSSLQELNLKDCPQLLVPTLNVPAARELQLKRETCGFTASQTSKIEISNVSQLKQLPLVPHYLYIRKCDSVESLLEEEILQTNMYSLEICDCSFYRSPNKVGLPTTLKSLSISYCTKVDLLLPELFRCHHPVLENLSINGGTCDSLSLSFSILDIFPRLTDFEINGLKGLEELCISISEGDPTSTSLRRLRIEGCPNLVYIQLPALDSMCPEICNCSKLRILRVLAHTHSSLQKLRLQDCPELLLHREGLPSNLRELGIGRCNQLTSQVDWDLQRLTSLTHFTIGRGCEGVELFPKECLLPSSLTYLSIWDLPNLKSLDNKGLQQLTSLRELWINNCPELQFLTGSVLQRLISLKQLRIYCCGRLQSLTEAGLHHLTTLETLIIVNCPKLQYLTKERLPDSLSYLEVRGCPSLEQRLQFEKGEEWRYISHIRKIDIDEVLF; encoded by the coding sequence ATGGCGGACGCACTCCTCTCGGCTTCTCTTCAAGTTCTATTCGAAAGGTTGGCTTCTCGGGAGCTCGCCAAGTTCATCTGGGCACAAAAGCTCAGCCCTGACCTCCTCAACGAGTTGAAGAGGAAATTGGTGGTTGTCCACAAAGTGCTCAATGATGCGGAGATGAAGCAATTTTCAGACCCACTAGTCAAAATGTGGCTGGTCCAAGTTAAGGATGCTGTGTATCATGCGGAGGACCTGTTGGACGAGATCGCTACTGAAGCCTTGCGGTGCGAGATCGAAGCTTCTGACTCCCAAGCTAGCGGAACTCATCAGGCGTGGAACTGGGAAAAGGTCTCTGCTTGGGTTAAGGCTCCATTTGCCAATCAAAGCATGGAGTCCAGTGTGAAGAAGATGATTGCTAAGCTTGAAAAGATTgctgaagaaaaagagaagctTGGGCTGAAAGAAGGTGAGGGCGATAAACTGTCACCAAGGCCACCAACCACTTCTTTGGTGGATGAGTCCTCTGTGGTGGGCAGGGATGGAATCAAAGAGGAGATGGTGAAGTGGTTGCTTTCTGATAAGGAAAATGCAACAGGCAACAACATAGATGTGATGTCCATAGTGGGCATCGGCGGCAACGGCAAGACCACACTCGCTCAGCTTCTCTATAACCATGACACGGTCAAGCAACACTTCCACTTGAAAGCATGGGTCTGTGTTTCCAGTCAGATTTTTCTCATCGAGGAGGTGACAAAATCAATTCTCAAGGAAATCGGTTCTGAAACTAAACCTGATGACACCCTAAATTTGCTTCAGCTTAAACTCAAAGAGAGAGTAGGTAACAAGAAATTTCTTCTTGTTCTGGACGACGTCTGGGATATGAAGCCTAATGATTGGGATGACCTACGAAAGCCACTCCTCACTGCAGCAGAGGGAAGCAAGATCGTTGTGACTAGTCGTAGTGAAACTGCTGCAAAAATCATGCGAGCAGTCCGTACTCATCATTTGGGGATATTAAGCCCTCCAGAGAGTTGGTCCCTATTTACAAAACTTGCATTTCCAAACGGAGACTCCAGGGCTTATCCAGGGCTTGAGCCCATAGGGAGAAAGATTGTGGACAAGTGCCAAGGATTGCCTTTGGCTGTTAAAGCACTCGGAAGCCTCTTGTACTACAAGGCCGAAAAAAGAGAATGGGAAGATATTTTGAATAGCGAAACGTGGCATTCCCAAACTGATCATGAAATTCTTCCGTCTCTTATATTGAGTTATCAGCATCTCTCTCCTCCTGTGAAGCGTTGTTTTGCTTACTGTTCAATTTTTCCCAAGGACTATGAATTCCACAAAGAGAAGCTGATTCTATTATGGATGGCAGAAGGGTTTTTACACTCAGGACAAAGTAACAGAAGAATGGAAGAGGTAGGTGATTCATATTTTAATGAACTTTTAGCGaagtcattttttcaaaaatgtatTAGAGGAGAAAAATCATGCTTTGTAATGCATGATCTGATACATGACTTGGCTCAACATATCTCCCAAGAATTTTGCATTCAATTGGAAGATTGTAAGCTGCAAAAAATATCTGATAAGGCTCGCCATTTTCTCCACTTTAAAAGTGACGATGACTGGGCAGTTGTGTTTGAAACTTTTGAGCCTGTTGGTGAAGCCAAACATCTCAGAACAATCTTAGAGGTGAAGACATCACGGCATCTTAGTTATTCGTTGAGTACAagagttttacaaaatatattaccaaaatttaaatctcTGCGGGTGTTGTCATTGTGTGAATACCGCATAACAGATGTGCCTGATTCAATACACAATTTAAAACAGTTGCGTTACTTGGATCTCTCTGTAACAATGATTAAAAGATTACCTGAATCAATATGTTGTTTGTGCAATTTGCAAACGATGATGCTGAGTAAATGTTACTTTCTTCTTGAATTGCCTTCGAAAATGGGGCAGTTGATTAATTTGCGCTATCTTGATATTAGCGAGTCTAATTCATTGAAAGAAATGCCACATGATATAGGTCAATTAAAAAGTTTGCAGAAATTGCCTAATTTTATTGTGGGCAAAGAAAGTGGATTCAGATTTGGAGAATTGTGGAAGCTTTCAGAGATTCGAGGAAgacttgaaatttcaaaaatggaGAATGTGGTGGGTGTTGAGGATGCATTGCAGGCGAATATGAAGGATAAGAAATACCTTGATGAGTTATCCTTGAATTGGAGTCACGGGATTAGTCATGATGCTATACAAGATGATATTCTCAACAGGCTAACACCtcatccaaatttaaaaaaactgtCCATTCAACGCTATCCTGGTCTAACATTTCCAGATTGGCTTGGAGATGGATCATTTTCAAATCTCATGTCCCTTCAGCTTTCGAATTGTGGGAATTGCTCAACATTGCCGCCACTGGGGCAGCTACCTTGTCTTGAACATATAAAGATCTCAAAAATGAGTGGAGTAGTGATGGTGGGTAGTGAGTTTTATGGGAATTCTTCTTCCTCGCTTCATCCCTCCTTCCCATCCCTGCAAACTCTATCATTTGAAGATATGTCcaattgggagaaatggttATGTTGTGGAGAATTCCCTCGTCTCCAGGAGCTTTCTATAAGGCTATGTCCAAAACTCACTGGGGAATTACCAATGCACCTTTCTTCATTGCAGGAACTTAACCTTAAAGATTGTCCGCAACTACTTGTGCCTACACTCAACGTTCCTGCTGCCCGTGAATTGCAGTTGAAAAGGGAAACTTGTGGGTTCACAGCTAGTCaaacttcaaaaattgaaatttcaaacgTCTCTCAGTTGAAGCAACTTCCACTGGTACCCCACTATCTCTACATTAGAAAATGTGATTCTGTGGAGTCTCTACTAGAGGAGGAAATCCTGCAAACCAACATGTACAGTTTGGAAATTTGTGATTGCTCTTTTTACAGATCCCCAAACAAAGTTGGCTTACCCACTACATTGAAATCGTTATCAATCTCTTATTGTACCAAAGTGGACCTTCTTCTACCTGAGTTGTTCAGATGCCATCACCCTGTTCTCGAAAATCTATCAATCAATGGCGGTACCTGTGATTCTCTCTCGTTGTCCTTCTCAATATTGGACATCTTCCCCAGGTTGACTGATTTCGAAATAAATGGTCTTAAGGGGCTTGAGGAGCTCTGCATCTCGATTTCAGAGGGGGATCCCACATCCACATCTCTTCGTAGATTGAGAATTGAAGGGTGCCCTAATCTTGTATACATCCAACTCCCCGCTCTCGATTCGATGTGCCCTGAGATTTGCAATTGCTCCAAGCTCAGAATCCTCAGAGTGCTGGCGCACACCCATTCATCTCTGCAGAAACTGCGTTTACAGGATTGTCCAGAATTGTTGTTGCACAGGGAGGGTTTGCCTTCCAACCTACGGGAACTTGGAATAGGGCGCTGCAACCAACTCACGTCACAGGTGGACTGGGATTTGCAAAGACTGACCTCTCTTACTCATTTCACAATCGGACGTGGATGTGAAGGCGTGGAATTATTTCCCAAGGAGTGTCTGCTGCCCTCTTCTCTAACTTATCTTTCAATCTGGGATCTTCCAAATCTCAAGTCTCTTGACAACAAGGGGCTTCAACAACTCACCTCTCTTCGAGAATTATGGATCAATAACTGCCCTGAGCTCCAATTCTTGACAGGATCTGTTCTTCAACGCCTTATTTCTCTCAAGCAATTACGAATCTACTGTTGCGGAAGGCTCCAATCCTTGACAGAAGCGGGTCTTCACCACCTCACCACTCTTGAAACCTTAATTATCGTCAACTGCCCTAAGCTCCAATACTTGACAAAAGAGAGACTGCCAGACTCCCTCTCTTATCTGGAAGTCAGAGGGTGTCCTTCACTGGAACAACGGCTCCAATTCGAGAAAGGGGAAGAATGGCGTTATATATCTCACATTCGAAAAATAGATATCGATGAGGTGCTATTTTAA